One window of the Pyrinomonadaceae bacterium genome contains the following:
- a CDS encoding cation:proton antiporter → MNHFLALATGGETRVLLTLFIMLVAAKLLGELFERLRQPAVAGEILAGVIIGPSLLGWAAPSEITSLLAEIGVIFLLFLVGLETKPAAIFKVGKQAAIVAVLGVVAPFLGGWLLMKAWGGTSIEALFVGTAMVATSVGITARVLSGMGLLDAPTARIILGAAVIDDILGLLVLAIVSSMAAGTINYFEILTTAGLAIGFTMFIALVGAPVVTRLVPQVARMRTGHGIFIFGLVLCLGLSVAAAYIGVAAIIGAFLAGMALAEAAENDSKMHRHMNGVTEFLVPFFLVNIGMQLRLDVFRSWSVIALCVLVTLVAIATKLLGCGMGAINLGTRRAAQVGMGMVPRGEVGIIVAQIGLSLAVIGAELYGVVLFMAVATTLVAPPFLKWLYASEAAGRKEIGPPDAGGIVASGDLCKIG, encoded by the coding sequence ATGAATCATTTTTTAGCGCTCGCAACGGGAGGCGAAACGAGAGTTCTTCTCACTCTCTTCATCATGCTTGTTGCGGCTAAGCTACTGGGTGAGCTGTTTGAGCGTCTTCGACAGCCGGCGGTGGCGGGAGAGATTCTGGCAGGAGTTATCATCGGCCCGAGCCTACTCGGTTGGGCGGCTCCCTCAGAGATTACAAGTCTACTTGCTGAGATTGGCGTCATCTTCCTCCTGTTTCTTGTAGGACTTGAGACCAAGCCGGCGGCCATCTTCAAAGTTGGAAAGCAAGCGGCGATTGTGGCCGTGCTAGGCGTCGTAGCTCCGTTTCTGGGTGGATGGCTCCTGATGAAGGCTTGGGGAGGTACAAGCATTGAGGCTCTGTTCGTCGGCACAGCAATGGTCGCAACCTCTGTCGGAATTACCGCGCGCGTTCTTTCGGGGATGGGCCTACTCGACGCTCCCACCGCGCGCATTATTCTCGGTGCCGCGGTCATTGACGACATACTTGGACTCCTGGTACTGGCGATTGTCTCAAGCATGGCCGCAGGCACCATCAATTACTTCGAGATTCTGACAACTGCCGGTCTGGCAATCGGGTTCACGATGTTTATCGCGCTGGTTGGCGCCCCGGTCGTTACGCGCCTTGTACCCCAAGTTGCGCGGATGCGAACCGGGCATGGAATTTTTATTTTCGGACTCGTGTTGTGTCTCGGGCTATCGGTCGCCGCCGCCTACATCGGAGTTGCAGCGATCATTGGAGCTTTTCTTGCCGGTATGGCCCTGGCTGAAGCGGCTGAAAACGATTCGAAGATGCACCGGCACATGAACGGCGTAACTGAATTTCTCGTGCCGTTCTTTCTGGTCAATATTGGAATGCAGCTCAGGCTTGACGTCTTTCGTTCGTGGTCGGTCATCGCTCTTTGCGTTTTAGTCACTTTGGTGGCGATTGCCACGAAGTTGTTAGGTTGTGGCATGGGCGCGATCAACCTCGGTACCAGACGAGCGGCACAAGTTGGTATGGGAATGGTGCCACGCGGTGAAGTGGGAATTATCGTCGCTCAGATCGGGCTGAGTCTGGCGGTGATCGGAGCAGAGCTCTACGGGGTGGTCCTGTTCATGGCGGTCGCGACTACACTTGTCGCCCCGCCATTTCTTAAGTGGCTCTACGCCAGCGAAGCGGCGGGGCGAAAAGAAATTGGCCCACCAGAT
- a CDS encoding inner membrane CreD family protein, protein MASHIGAVASIIENRDIPNVYSTQSAKELPMIKRIAAITFIFLCTAFAWAILGATIFQRTYDSDSQSGSRVESTWGAPQNQTPPTASFEELLPKKTIKTENGKTVETVVQEKFTRELPLESSRLNADLNLEHRQKGLLWYSTYKVGFAGTYTFRNTSEKERDVTFALHFPTAQAIYDDLVFTVDGAPLPLKNEKNSASSTLKIAPGKVATLKVGYKSQGLNHWSYSLAHGGESSNDVARVRDFSLKMTTNFKDIDFPNNTLSPSIKRESGSGWELDWNYTNLVSGYQIAMTMPEKLQPGPLAGRISFFAPVSLFFFFFLMLIITTLRGIEVHPMNYFFLAAAFFSFHLLLAYLVDHISIHLAFAISSAVSIFLVISYLRLVVGLRFAMREAALAQFIYLVAFSYAFFLKGFTGLAITIGSILTLFVVMQATGRIRWKERFAPQPPPESFAPRTPVSSVQAV, encoded by the coding sequence GTGGCAAGCCACATTGGCGCAGTCGCGTCGATAATCGAGAATCGCGACATACCAAATGTTTACTCAACCCAATCCGCAAAGGAACTGCCGATGATCAAACGTATCGCTGCTATCACATTCATTTTCCTGTGCACCGCATTCGCGTGGGCGATTCTGGGAGCGACCATTTTCCAGCGCACTTACGATTCCGACAGCCAGTCAGGAAGTCGCGTTGAATCGACCTGGGGCGCACCACAAAATCAGACGCCGCCCACCGCCAGTTTCGAAGAGTTACTGCCGAAAAAAACGATCAAGACGGAGAACGGTAAAACGGTTGAGACGGTCGTTCAGGAAAAATTCACCAGAGAGTTGCCGCTCGAAAGCAGCCGCTTGAACGCGGATTTGAATTTAGAGCATCGGCAGAAAGGGTTGCTCTGGTACAGCACGTACAAAGTTGGCTTTGCCGGCACTTACACCTTTCGTAACACCAGCGAGAAAGAACGGGACGTTACTTTCGCTCTGCATTTTCCAACGGCACAGGCAATCTATGACGATTTGGTTTTCACGGTTGACGGCGCGCCGCTGCCTCTGAAGAACGAGAAGAACAGCGCCAGCAGCACGCTGAAGATCGCGCCCGGCAAAGTTGCGACCCTGAAAGTCGGCTACAAGTCGCAGGGCCTGAACCACTGGTCCTACAGCCTGGCGCATGGAGGCGAATCGTCGAACGATGTCGCGCGTGTACGTGACTTCTCGTTAAAGATGACGACGAACTTCAAAGACATCGATTTCCCGAACAACACTTTGTCGCCGTCGATTAAGCGCGAGAGTGGGAGCGGTTGGGAACTGGATTGGAACTACACGAACCTGGTCTCGGGTTATCAAATCGCGATGACCATGCCTGAGAAGCTTCAGCCCGGTCCGCTGGCTGGTCGCATCAGTTTCTTTGCGCCCGTGTCGCTCTTCTTCTTTTTCTTCCTGATGCTAATCATCACGACGCTGCGTGGTATTGAGGTGCATCCGATGAACTACTTCTTCCTGGCCGCGGCGTTCTTCTCGTTTCACCTGTTGCTGGCATACCTGGTCGATCACATTTCGATTCATCTCGCGTTTGCGATCAGCTCAGCCGTCTCGATCTTTCTGGTCATCTCGTATCTGCGACTGGTGGTGGGCCTTCGCTTCGCGATGCGCGAGGCGGCGCTGGCGCAATTCATCTACTTGGTCGCGTTCTCGTACGCTTTCTTCCTGAAAGGCTTTACCGGACTCGCCATCACAATCGGTTCGATCCTGACGCTGTTCGTGGTGATGCAGGCAACCGGAAGGATTCGCTGGAAAGAGCGCTTCGCGCCGCAGCCGCCGCCGGAATCCTTTGCGCCGCGGACGCCGGTGTCATCGGTGCAGGCGGTGTAA
- a CDS encoding c-type cytochrome has protein sequence MERRKQFIQMALVVLAVAGAILSVGYTVRKDRAHAPMAGVKFARTPERLERGRYIVESTAHCFQCHSDVDYSKPGAQPKPGQKGAGAVFAEDGMEWLVAPNITPDVETGAGSWTDEQLARAIREGIGHDGRRLFPVMPYMNFRNMSDEDLASVITYIRSIEPVRNKLPKTQIPEPLKAALPPHEPITSQVSAHHAYNQVARGRYMATLGNCVTCHTPMNQNGQPMMEMAFAGGFHLKGSWGDIYSANITPDPTGISYYDEALFIRTMRTGHVGARKLNYVMPTGYFKNMTDDDLKAIFAYLRTLRPVKHRLDNTEEATLCPLDGQKHGFGDRNHKAE, from the coding sequence ATGGAACGCAGGAAACAGTTCATTCAAATGGCACTTGTCGTTTTGGCTGTGGCAGGTGCGATTCTTTCGGTCGGCTACACCGTGCGCAAAGATCGCGCACACGCGCCGATGGCGGGCGTAAAGTTCGCCCGCACGCCGGAGCGCTTGGAGCGCGGACGTTACATCGTCGAATCCACCGCGCATTGTTTTCAATGTCACTCGGACGTTGACTACTCGAAGCCGGGCGCGCAACCGAAACCCGGCCAGAAAGGCGCCGGCGCCGTGTTCGCTGAAGACGGCATGGAGTGGCTGGTCGCGCCGAACATCACACCGGATGTTGAGACAGGCGCAGGCTCATGGACGGATGAACAGTTAGCACGCGCGATTCGCGAAGGCATCGGCCACGACGGCCGGCGTTTGTTCCCGGTGATGCCTTACATGAATTTCCGAAACATGTCGGATGAGGACCTGGCTTCGGTAATCACCTACATTCGCTCGATCGAACCAGTGCGCAACAAGCTGCCAAAGACGCAAATACCCGAACCTTTGAAAGCTGCGCTGCCGCCGCATGAACCGATCACTTCACAGGTGTCGGCGCATCATGCCTACAATCAAGTGGCGCGCGGTCGTTACATGGCAACGTTAGGCAACTGTGTTACCTGTCACACGCCGATGAACCAAAACGGACAGCCCATGATGGAGATGGCCTTTGCCGGTGGGTTCCATTTGAAAGGATCGTGGGGTGACATCTACAGCGCCAACATTACGCCTGACCCAACAGGTATTTCGTACTACGACGAAGCGCTGTTCATCCGGACAATGCGCACGGGCCACGTCGGCGCGCGCAAACTGAATTACGTGATGCCGACCGGCTACTTCAAGAACATGACGGATGATGACCTGAAAGCGATTTTCGCTTACCTGCGCACCCTCCGTCCGGTGAAGCATCGCCTGGACAATACGGAAGAAGCGACGTTGTGCCCGCTCGACGGTCAAAAACATGGATTCGGAGACCGGAACCACAAGGCGGAATAA
- a CDS encoding sigma-70 family RNA polymerase sigma factor, with amino-acid sequence MSSPSLTNLTQLLLEWRGGSQQALDALMPVVYDELRRLAQHYMRAERPEHTLQATALVNEAYLRLVDMKVSWQDRAHFFAVAARLMRRMLVDHARAQHRAKREGGPKVSLDDALEVSCKPASDLLALDEALSQLATLDQRKSEIVELHFFGGLSNEEVAEALGVSRATVQRELRMAKAWLNHELKNSDE; translated from the coding sequence GTGTCTTCACCATCGCTAACGAATCTCACCCAACTGCTGCTTGAGTGGCGCGGCGGCAGCCAACAAGCGCTGGATGCGCTGATGCCCGTGGTGTACGACGAGCTGCGGCGTTTGGCGCAGCACTACATGCGCGCGGAACGGCCTGAACACACGCTGCAAGCGACGGCGCTGGTGAATGAAGCCTACCTGCGGCTGGTGGACATGAAGGTTTCCTGGCAGGACCGCGCGCACTTCTTCGCGGTGGCGGCGCGGCTGATGCGGCGCATGCTGGTCGATCATGCAAGAGCCCAGCATCGAGCCAAGCGCGAGGGCGGACCGAAAGTTTCGCTCGATGACGCGCTGGAGGTTTCATGCAAGCCGGCTTCGGACCTGCTGGCGCTCGATGAGGCGCTCAGCCAACTCGCGACCCTTGATCAAAGGAAGAGCGAAATCGTCGAACTGCATTTCTTCGGCGGGCTGAGCAATGAAGAAGTGGCTGAAGCGCTCGGCGTCTCACGCGCTACGGTGCAGCGGGAATTACGTATGGCCAAGGCTTGGCTGAATCATGAACTTAAGAACAGTGATGAGTGA